The genomic DNA aagaacaCATGAACTTGTAGAAAAAACATCAAGATCCCACGTAAGTATCGAGCCATAATCTCTAATTAAAAGCTAATTCAAGATATAtccaacaaaaaagaattttcaaatttcaaagggAGAGAGAAGTGTGAGTACCCACCCAAGAAGCAGATTTAGAGAGAGTGGCAAAGGCGAAGCGGTGTTCGGGATTAATGGAGAGCTTGGCGTTGACAAAAAGAAGGATGGCTTGCTTGATGGAGTCCAATCTGGTGAAAGGTCGACCATTTGGCCCCATGCTTTTCATTTCCACCAGCGATTCTGCGTCCACGTCTATGCACAACAGTATGTCTTCGTTGCTTATACGCGTCGGTTTTAGCGTGTATCTGCTTGCCCCTGACCCCTCTCCCTCTATAACTACCATtccttccatctctctctctctctcactgtgCCTACCTTGTCTCGAATGAGCTTTGAAGTTATGACTTCCGAGAGAGATGACACAAACGGTGCGTTTCATGTTGGTAAGTGGCTAATAACTGCGATTTTGCACACCTTGGATCCTCTCCGGTTCAAATGGAGAGCTGGTTCCTTTAGCGTAGGGGtagaattgttaaaaaaaaaaaattcagttcaTTTGGACAGGAAAAGATCCAGTCCCACCAAAAAATACGATTTTAAACTTATTGCGAATTGAGTAAGATAATGCATGCGCAAAACAGTTTGATAACTTAAGAAAGCGGCAGATCATTGTGGTAGATTGATGTTGCATGCgcaagaagaatggagaaaCCATTGACCACCTTTTACTTCATCATGAGATAGCTAGTGCCTTATGGAACTCTATCTtcggttttgtttttgggttagCATGGGTCATACTTCGTCAAGTGATAGAAGCTTTGAAAATGATGAGAAGATGGCAGTGGAATTAGAggtcttcttcttcaatactCTATATCAATGGATAGTTGCCTATGagttttttcatatttctagtattcatgaatttctttttatcattttttattaggtgTTTCTGttatatacttcatgtgtacttaggTGCgcaatttgtgtttttaatgaagttcattacttattaaaaaaataaaaaaagtaatgatGATGTGCTAGGCAATTTCTAATGCACGTGTTATGCAATGGAAAAAAGCTAAACATCTTAGTAGCCAAagcaaaataaagcaaaagcaATTCCTGTAGTAGTGGGGAGGGAAATGGGAGCAGCCTAAATGCAAAAACAGGGTTGTGGAAGCAATACAAGCATCGTGCTACTAGGCAAAGCGGTAGACAGCTGCACCCtagatgtaatataaaaagcaTATTTGGACTTGGCTTGTGTGAGtaggaaacaaaaaatatccaTTCTAGTTCTGTCATCAGCTATGAGTTCAAATATAAGAGAAATTCTAGAGAATGTTCGCTACCCTGAAATTCATTGTCCCCTTCAAACCAAAGGGAGGATGAAATTTAACAATGTCTAAGATCTGAACTCTATAAATCCATGAACCCATTTTACAGCCTAAAACTATTTGGGTGTAACATATACCAATGTATTACCCCACATGAATTTGGAAACAATTTCTTAGTTAATCTGCTAGGTTAGAAATGATATGAAACTTAATTGATAGGTAAAAGGAATCTTGAAGTCATCTACCTTATGTGTGCATCAAGTCcttaaaaagagaataataagTGTGAGGTGGACAATGACTCACAAGAGTGATCAACTACTTTCACATTCCCTTCCATTTTAATCATATTACAATCACCACTTTAGGTAACCCATGTGATCTGTTTATGGGAGGTTAATAAACACTCTCAGTGCCTATATAACCGTAGTGCCTGGTactgaaaccttggcttgaaggGGTGGTCATCCTCAACAAATTATTGTCTAGCGCTCAGGGTAATTAGGCCCTGTaagaatagagagaaaaagggcTAAGGAGACTCCATNNNNNNNNNNNNNNNNNNNNNNNNNNNNNNNNNNNNNNNNNNNNNNNNNNNNNNNNNNNNNNNNNNNNNNNNNNNNNNNNNNNNNNNNNNNNNNNNNNNNNNNNNNNNNNNNNNNNNNNNNNNNNNNNNNNATATCTTTTTGTTCAATAAAATGCAACATGCGACTCAAGCAATGAATACATAAAATAGTAAACTAAATATTCAAAAGCTTTtaaaccaagcaaaaaaaaaaaaaaaaattgcaaagaacaCATGAACTTGTAGAAAAAACATCAAGATCCCACGTAAGTATCGAGCCATAATCTCTAATTAAAAGCTAATTCAAGATATAtccaacaaaaaagaattttcaaatttcgAAGGGAGAGAGAAGTGTGAGTACCCACCCAAGAAGCAGATTTAGAGAGAGTGGCAAAGGCGAAGCGGTGTTCGGGATTAATGGAGAGCTTGGCGTTGACGAAGAGAAGGATGGCTTGCTTGATGGAGTCCAATCTGGTGAAAGGTCGACCATTTGGCCCCATGCTTTTCATTTCCACCAGCGATTCTGCGTCCACGTCTATGCACAACAGTATGTCTTCGTTGCTTATACGCGTCGGTTTCAGCGTGTATCTGCTTGCCCCTGACCCCTCTCCCTCTATAACTACCATtccttccatctctctctctctctcactttgcCTACCTTGTCTCGAATGAGCTTTGAAGTTATGACTTCCGAGAGAGATGACACAAACGGTGCGTTTCATGTTGgtaagagcatttccaatggaagagccaaatgttacttttatttagaatggatcttcaaatgttcaaaaaaccttccacattggatgagccaaaaatatatgtaaaatagatatttgattagaagaactaaaaaaaaagttaaatgtagcagcactttttaagggagccattttattttttagtgtttctctctcctgctttatcttttttccaaatctttttccgtctttttttaagaaatatagctaatcggatgtggagacacttaaaaatggcttagctaaactagataaaagtgaattttaaagagtcattttacataaaaatatggctcttcctttgggaatgctctaagtgGCTATTAACTGCGATTTTGCACACCTTGGATCCTCTTCGGTTCAAATGGAGAGCCGATTCCTCTAGCGTAGGGGtagaattgttaaaaaaaaaaaaagggttaaatactctaaAACTTCCTNNNNNNNNNNNNNNNNNNNNNNNNNNNNNNNNNNNNNNNNNNNNNNNNNNNNNNNNNNNNNNNNNNNNNNNNNNNNNNNNNNNNNNNNNNNNNNNNNNNNACATGTGAGCAaaacattctttttcttttagcaaAAACCATGCATTTTGATCGAACCACTACAAAGTATATACAGTATCAAACAAAAGACTAacattaaaaaaggaaaaaaaaaaacttaaaaaatcaTGAGTTGATTTATGTATGCAACAATTCTGATTTCAAATGGCTTGAAAAGGCAGATTATGGACTTTGAATTTAACTGCAAATGTGTGGGAACTTTCATCTCCATAGGGTGTTCAATTAACTGGAAGCAAGAATTGggatttttttcaaatacaaaaccAGCAATTTATGATGTCTTTACATAGCCTAATCACCAAAAGGAACAGCAGCGGCCCAATATAGGACTACCAATGtagcaccatttttttttttttttttttttcctttttcctccttttttaccaaataatatGAAGGAGAAAAATGGATGAGGCCAATAAAGCATGAGCAAAAGTCTACCTTAAAAGGAGTACCCTTATAATAATCTAAAGAAATGCTAGCACATTTGTGCAATATTCTTAAAGGACTAGTCAGAAGTAAGGCTCCTTGTATTCACTTATATAACCCAGTTCCATAGAGTATATAACCAATGTGAGATTTAATATATTCCCATACAATGCCTTCACGATCCAGTCCACTTAActctaatccaatccaatccaaggGTATCGCAATCTTTCCTCACTTAAATTCTTAACATCCTTGTCAGACATTGATAGATAAGCTTATGGCATTATTGACCATGTTACCATCTGTAATGACCTAAGGAAGTACTAACCACATCTGCACTAAATCCCAAACACAGTTGAGACTCAAAGCAATCACTTATATAACCCATTTCCACATAGTAcacaagcaatgtgggacttagaaCAAACTCATGCAATACCTTTCTAATCCAATTTACCCCTCTCTAATCCAATCTAATCCGGGGCATTATATGTGTTACATTTAAGACATAATCCCAAGGCTAGAAATAGAATGAGGGTTAGCTTAGGTTTACAAAATTAAACCTTTAGTCAAATCTTCTCATAGTTATGCATAGAGAACAtacaaaaaaatcttttctaAAGAAACCCAATGACTGAAACCATTCCACAAGGACAAATAAAACTTTCTAATCaatgtgtgcgtgtgtgtggagagtgagagagggagagagagttacTTGTGGTCGGAAGGATTCGGCGTAAGCTCATAAACAATTGTTGCAACAACATCTCTCTTCAACTGTAACAATAAGCAAGACAATATATCATAGTACCAGCAACAATTCCCATTTTTCCCCCTCAGTAAGTATGACCAACAACAACCATCAAACCTTTCTGTGGCAATGAGATTACCTGGGTAGCTTCACCTTTTAAACCAATATAGTGTATCTGAGTTGTGTCACCACCAAAATTCTCAGGAAAATGCAATGTGATACTTGCCACACCTTGAAATTTAGAATATCTAATTATATGAAATAGCACATTGTCAGAAAGTAAAAGATAACTGATCAGAAGAATAAAACCCGTACATTACAGTAATTGTTTTTACATAAGTTCTAATATGTCAACTTGACATGCTATATTACTAACATATGGAAGTCTAACTATTAATTATGCTTACCACACTAACCTTGTTAtcactaaaaaaatgaagagaaatgtTCTAAAGAAAAGGCAACATGGTATGATGTATATCAACTAGAAGGAAAGGAAGAAATAATCACCTTGTCTGGTATTCTAACACTCCTTGCAAATTTTCAGCCAAATCCCACTCCTTTAAACAATATGAATAAATGTTGCATATAAGTTAAGAgttcaaattacaattaatgcCTTGAAAATATAAGAGGAGGAACTACCTGAATGGCTTGCATACTTTGAGCATCCGAGAAGTCAATGCCATCTCGATTGATGAACCTAATTCAGAGACAAActattttgagtgtttttttccTCTCTAAGTACATGAAAATCACTGGGACTAGATTAACAGAATTCATATCATTCAAAAGAGTGCTTCAATCTTATTTTCCCATAAAATTCACCGAGTGTCAGAGTCAAGTATGACTTCTAAATTGGCAAAAGCGAAAAAAGTCTCGGATGGTCAAACAAGCATTACTCAGTTTCATTTCTTAGTTACTAACATTTACTTTAagcaagaaaatataataattatatgccccatttcttgattttcttctaGTTATTGTGACCTTTTatcatgtttctttttcttgtttgcaGTGACTAGCATTCCAGTTATAATTCAACTTTTTCCTCCATATTTATATCTCAGGTAATGTACAGAATAAATGTCAATCATCGGATTGagtgattttatatttttattcattccaTTTTCAGGAGTACCTGTAATACATGATAATcttaactttttgaacattttcaTATATTACAATTGGGAAAGGGgccaaagaagagagagagagagagagagagagagagggaggaagaTTCAGTTGAAGTGGAGATTCTTCCACCCGGCTAGAATGCACTTAATCCTCTCAATAACACCATCCCAAATAGATTTGGCCTTAAAAAGAGCTCCCAACagaagaccaagatacttcataggcaaagaagACACCATGCATCCCAAAATACTGGCCAATCTGTCAACATTATTGACATTACCCACATGAACAAATTCTGACTTAGTTAGGTTAATTTCAAACCAGAAACAACTTGAAAGCATAAGAATAAGGCACGCAGAAAGCGTAGATGATTTGGGTTTGCCTTGCAAAATAGCAAGGTGTCATCCACAAACAAAAGATGGGAAATATGAAGCGCACCAATGTTCCTATACCCCaccaaaaagcctaaaagaaGCCCTCATCTACAATAACGGATAGCATTTTACTTAGAGCCTCTATACAATGACAAGTAACAAAGGAGACGGATAAGCATGTCTCAAATCATGGGAGCTGCTGAAGAAACTAGGAATGTTATTCACCAAAATAGAAAAGCGCTCTGGAAAAATACAACGTGCTATCTAATTGCatcatttctccccaaaatcATACCTCCTCAGAATGTATAATAAGAACTCCTAGTAAACATGATCGTAGGCCTTCACAATATCCAATTTGCAAAGCACACCAAGCTCACCAGATCTGATCTATCTAGGCATTCATTTGCTATAAGAATGGACTCAAGGATTTGCCTACCTTTGACAAACGCATTATGGGGCTTCGAAATATTCTCTACAACCCTTTTCAATCTATTGGCTAGGACTTTGGCAATAATCTTGTAGGCATAACTCACTAGACTGATGGggcaaaaatattttaacttcAACATCACTGGGTTTCTTTGGAATGAGAGGAATGAAAGTTGCATTGAGGCTTTTTTCAAAAAGTCCACCTAACTGCTCATagaaactgaattttttttctctaacatTCTACTTTATCCATAactctattatattttaattctctTTCCTCCTCTTTTCTTTCACAACTCCCATTCTTTTTTCTATCGACCATTCATCTCTTTCTTTGTCCATTCTACACTTGATCTCTTTtggtaaaaattatatattctcTGAGCCAATGTTCCAAGTTTCGATCACTTAAGGTCAAGTATTAAGTTTCAATGTtctaatatgaaaatttttaatgtttttaaatataaaaaatgattatacTTTTATAGTTAAATTATAAAGGACTCGTTGAGACTTTCACCTTAGGTCTCAAATTATATTGAGCCGCCCTTGATATGgcattttacaaattcaattaaaaCTACAAAATGCTATGGCTAAAACACCAATTAAAAAACTCTACCAAGTTATTGACTGCATACATGTCACAATGATGCAGGATGATTAGAGTTTTGTGTtataaccaaaacaaaagaatgtcCTTTCAGATATATGTAAATATGATCTAACTGATAGAACACCTTCTTGCATCCTTATTCTAACTTGCAAAATATTAActactgcaaaaaaaaaaaaaccatgagaAATAAGGAAAAGTTTTAAAGGTTAAGCCTACGCTCTCATCTTGGAAGGACTTGTACCATCAGCACCACCGACAATTGATATGCTCTTGATCTTGACATCTGATGTAAATCTATCACAATAAACCcaacaaaagaaatgaaaaatatttgtgagCCCTTCtgtacaattttttctttagaaCAATTTCTAGTGTTGTAAAGATAGCAAACGTACGGAATGAAAACAAGTAACTCTGGATCACCCTCATTACTTTCCAAGTGCTCCTGTCACAGAAAGGAGGATTAAATGAGTTTCATACACCTGGCAAcaaagaattatatttatacaATAGATATAATCGTATATGGTAAGCCAAGCCTGAAAACAACATCTATGTCTAATCCCAGACATGCTGGATTAACAAAACCAAGTGAAATAAGTGCTGAAACCTTGTGATGCAGATATAAACCTTGTCCTGCATATataattgtgaaatattttGGATAGATAACTTTCCATATAGTTCAGATAAAatgtgaagaaagaaagatagatgtgtgaaaaaaaaaaactgaacgAGGAAAATTTACACTTTCAGGTGGAGGCTATATATTGGGTCATTTTGGCACTCACGTGAGTATGCACACACAAAGGAacaggaggaaaagaaaagagtttgtGAATCTCGCAATTGGTATTTaataatcaacatggagaaggGGGAAAAGGGAACAGGAGCCACATGGACTAGGGTAATTAGACAGAAAGGTATGGGCCCCACTGCTTTGtgttgtgaaaaagaaaattacaattttgagTAAGAGAGAGATAGGGTTGACATGACCAGCACATTGACCCCAAAATCTCCagcaaaagaaaattacaattttgagTAAAGAGAGAGATAGGGTTGACATGACCAGCACATTGACCCCAAAATCTCCAGcattcttccttttttctctttctaatttcaatttaaatccataacttttttgttaaagaatgaaaaaaaaaaaaaaaaaaatttggggatgCCATGTTAGCCTTGGCATTGTTCCGAGGGACTTGCCTCTATTGTATATATGTCTATGTGAGTGTTTTTGACTTACATACACAtctttaaaaaccaaaaaactacCATTGATAAAAGACGATAAAAGAGGATGTAGACATTAGGATAATTACCCCAGAAGAACTAAGGCGCTGCTCCCAAGCTTTAAAAACTGACTTAACACTTCCTTGAACAGCCTCATTCAAAGCGGTTACCTAAGTAACAAACCCCCcgaaaaaaagattaataaccAATGCTTTGCATTTTcagaagaagcaaggtttatGCATATTTGGTTGAAAGTATAATCAAACAATCACTCCAATGAAAGTGGAATCCTGTCAATCAGCAAATAAGAGCTCCAGTGATCTATATCATTTACAATATTACAAAGTTATAGAAATTACAAATATGATTCCCCCCCacctaacacacacacacacacacccacgCCCACACAGAGTTTTATTGCTTGATCTTTTTTTAGCATAAATGAAAATCACACCAAGGCACCGATTAACTTCACTCAAAATGCATAAGATAATCGGCagcattaattaaaaaaactgaACTGTCATCTATATATTTTGATGGTTGAAAGTAAATATACCATAAGCAACGGATAGACACCCACCTCTCATTTACATGTGAGCTATGCAAAACCCAGAAGCTATGAAACATAATTTCAACAGAGGCacatttccttttattttttttgataaccgGGGAATCTGGAACAGAGGCACATTTCCTtgaaaatttgtaaataaacaaataaatataatatatgccACCACTTATTGATCCACGTTTTACATAGAGGCAATACTTTCAACAACGTATATTTCACTGTGAGAAAAAACTTGGAAAAAATGGGACAAAGGGTTCCATTATGCAGATTTAACAACTCAGACTAGTTCACGgaccaccccaaaaaaaaatccaacactTGGATTTCCTTAAGTAAACAAGAGTTTGGAGGACAAAAAAAACTCCCAGGCTATAGAGAAGTGCAGCATAAGATGATCCAAATCTTCACGATCTACTCAAGCATACTACTAGACACAATCACCCTAATCCTTCTTACCTTAGAAAAAGATTTGCAAAGGTTCCTCAACACTCCAAATGTTGttcttaaagaaaatataatgcCATCAATCTACCATAAAGCAAATTCTACAAACAAAGAACTCAATTTTCTTTGCATTTCTTTCCACTAACTTGTTCCATATGTCCAGCTCATGTTTCATAAATACATATAGAAAAAACTGCATAGAACCCCAGAATTCCAAGGAAAATCATAGCAATCCCCCACAGCCACTTGCTTTCTAACACTTCTGTCACGACTTGCAAGACCATATGACCCAACCCTCCCATTGCAAGGTACGCTATGTCATCATCTCCATCATTTTAAAGATAGAGCTTCCTTTAGCCTTCCAATCTTCTCTCAAAGCCAGTCAAAACAAATCCCGACTaccttatgttttttttttgataagtaaaaaaaaaaaatcccgaCCACCTTATGTTAGAAAAAGATGACAAGATGTAATCCAGAATTAACATGTTAACTCAGGTTAGGACATCAACTGCCTCCTAAACAGACGCCAAAATCCCAGCTTGCAAATTCACACACCAAAATCACTTCAATCTATCTCCAGATTCTCCACCACAAACTTCAACCCAAAATCCACCTAAGTCCAAGGAGTATCCCCACTAATATCAGTTTCTGCTTACAAAAGAATGATTTTGCAATCAACATACAGAAAGATAAGGAATACCATTtcgcagaaaaaaaaaaaaaaagataaggaaTAACAGGCAGGAAACGTACTCTGCCGTCCCCATTAAAATTCACCCTTCCTCATACTGCTTTCTAATGATCAAAGTTTCCATATCCCAACTAGCAAAAGaaccaccaaaaaaagaaaaacctagaAGAAGATAACCTATTGAACGACATTACTCGGGAAAGGGAATCAACTTTGTCCTACAAAGTTCAAGAACAATAGTGTAAAAAAGGTTGGAGCATTTTACAGTGATGCAGTATACAGTTATTAATCAAACAACCAAGCATCCTATTCAATTTACTTTTCTTTAGGAATCAAGAAGAACCAGTCCAGCAAACACAAAATCTTATTACCATTATATCTATCGGGAAAACGTTTAAACAGAAAAATCTACGGGGGACTAAAAATTATgggattatttatttatttcacaactttaagctaataaaaaatagacTTTCATCTTAGGGGGTTCATGGGGTCACTGTTCCTTGCAACAACCAATCTGGGTATTTCAGAAACACGACCAAAAAGCGGCCAAAATGTCAGAATGTTGATACTTGCACGAAGAGGAACACGTATACATAAGgctgagaaaaatgaaagagatgagAAAGGCAGACCTTAGAGAGGTCTACGTGCTTGTAAAGAGACCAATCAGATGAACAATCATGATCTTCACAACTATGATCATGTAAGCACGCCATTTCCGCCAAAAAATCTCAACTACAGCAACAatagttaggaaaaaaaaaaaagtgaacaaagaagaagcAAGAAGATCGAATAAATTGTCTGACAAATTGACAATCAACCCGCACGACGCCGTTTCCGTGTTTCGGGTGCcttctttaaaattataataagaaataaggaataaaaaaatcggcattcttttcttccttattttttgAGGAAAGGGAGCAATCACTTAAGAGGATTTTTCCCATTCTCAATAAAAAAagattggtatttttttattttatttttttgacatgttcgcataagtagagagagaaggattcgaactaaagacctctacttcattagaCGTAGTCTCAGCCGATTGACCTATCTCTGAAAGACAAAATCAGCATATCTTGAGTTTGGAATGTAAAaatgtgcaatttaaaaaaaaatatatatacattttttcttaaaaaaaaaaacattttaaaacgtaacataaattctaaaaacacaattaaagttagataaaataataattttgtacaTTTTTTAGGGCTTGTTAGctaatgttttttaaattttaaattttgtcttttaactGTTAAATGTTTTATGTGTTGAGTTAtttgtaatattattatttttttttaaaaaaaaaaatctaaaaaaaattatcaaacaagTCCTTCAAAATGCATTATCTTACTCAATTCGCAATAagtttaaaaaagtatttttttggtgGGACTGGATCTTTTCCTGTCCAAATGaactgaattttttatttttaacaattctACCCCTACGCTAAAGGAATCGGCTCTCCATTTGAACCGGAGAGGATCCAAGGTGTGCAAAATCGCAGTTATTAGCCACTTACCAACATGAAACGCACCGTTTGTGTCATCTCTCTCGGAAGTCATAACTTCAAAGCTCATTCGAGACAAGGTAGGCAAagtgagagagcgagagagatgGAAGGAATGGTAGTTATAGAGGGAGAGGGGTCAGGGGCAAGCAGATACACGCTGAAACCGACGCGTATAAGCAACGAAGACATACTGTTGTGCATAGACGTGGACGCAGAATCGCTGGTGGAAATGAAAAGCATGGGGCCAAATGGTCGACCTTTCACCAGATTGGACTCCATCAAGCAAGCCATCCTTCTTTTTGTCAACGCCAAGCTCTCCATTAATCCCGAACACCGCTTCGCCTTTGCCACTCTCTCTAAATCTGCTTCTTGGGTGGGTACTCACACTTCTCTCTccctttgaaatttgaaaattcttttttgttggaTATATCTTGAATTAGCTTTTAATTAGAGATTATGGCTCGATACTTACGTGGGATCTTGATGTTTTTTCTACAAGTTCATGtgttctttgcaatttttttttttttttttgcttggtttaAAAGCTTTTGAATATTTAGTTTACtattttatgtaaaaaaaaaaaggaacaaggAAGAGGATCTCTGATTCTCTCCTCatggaagaaagaaggaaaatttggggaaaaaagAACTATTGATAAAATTGCTTTACAGTTTTTGGATTTTAGAGCTTAGGCAATTGTGCACCCAAAGTTTTCCAATGGGTACAGGTTTCAGTCAGTGATGATGGAGTCTCTCCTTCCACTTCTCCCCTCTTTTTTTCACTATTCTTACAGGGCCTAATTACCCTAAGCGCTAGACCACAATTTGTTAAGGATGGCCACCCCTTCAAGCTGAGGTTTAAGTACCAGGCACTATGGTTATATAGGCTGTGAGAGTGTTTATTAGCCTCCCATAAACAGATCACATGGGTTACCTAAAGTGGTGATTGTAATATGATTAAAATGGAACAAAATGTGAAAGTAGTTGATCACTCTTGTGAGTCATTGTCCACCTCAcacttattattctttttttaaggaCTTGATGCACACATAAGGTAGATGACTTCAAGATTTCTTTTACCTATCATTTAAGTTTCACATCATTTCTAACCTAGCAGATTAACTACGAAATTGTTTCCAAATTCATGTGGGGTAATACATTGGTATATGTTACACCCACATAGTTTTAGGCTGTAAAATGGGTTCATGGATTTATAGAGTTCAGATCTTTGACATTGTTAAATTTCATCCTCCCTTTGGCTTGAAGGGGACAAAAAATTGCAGGGTAGCAAACATTCTCTAGACTTTCTCATATATTTGAACTCATAGCTGATGATAGAACTAGaatgaatattttttgtttcctaCTCACACAAACCAAGCCCAAATAtgctttttatattacatctaGGGTGCAGCTGTCTACTGCTTTGCCTAGTAGCACGGTGCTTGTATTGCTTCCACAGCCCCGTTTTCGCGTTTAGGCTGCTTCCATTTCCTTCCCCACTACTACAGGAATtgcttttactttattttcctTTGGCTACTAAGATGTTTAGCTTTTTTCCATTGCATAACACATGCATTAGAAATTGCCTAGCAACGcatcattactttttttttttttttttttaataatgaacttcattaaaaacacaaatggcgcacccaa from Corylus avellana chromosome ca6, CavTom2PMs-1.0 includes the following:
- the LOC132185596 gene encoding uncharacterized protein LOC132185596 — protein: MACLHDHSCEDHDCSSDWSLYKHVDLSKVTALNEAVQGSVKSVFKAWEQRLSSSGEHLESNEGDPELLVFIPFTSDVKIKSISIVGGADGTSPSKMRAFINRDGIDFSDAQSMQAIQEWDLAENLQGVLEYQTRYSKFQGVASITLHFPENFGGDTTQIHYIGLKGEATQLKRDVVATIVYELTPNPSDHK